In Brevibacillus brevis, a genomic segment contains:
- the yabA gene encoding DNA replication initiation control protein YabA: MDKREIFVKMASIEERIGDLYKEIGELKDVIVVLMEENAQLLVENQHLRNRMDRKKTSSAAKQKGTRPVAQEKAKKAVVGEGYDNLARLYAEGFHICNVHFGSLRKEGDCLFCLSFLSGGPQK; encoded by the coding sequence GTGGACAAACGGGAAATCTTCGTCAAAATGGCGAGCATTGAAGAACGAATTGGGGACCTGTACAAAGAGATCGGTGAGTTGAAAGACGTCATCGTCGTTTTGATGGAGGAAAACGCCCAATTACTCGTTGAAAACCAGCACCTCCGCAACCGAATGGACAGGAAAAAGACAAGCTCTGCGGCCAAACAGAAGGGAACACGCCCTGTTGCACAGGAAAAGGCCAAAAAGGCAGTGGTCGGAGAAGGATACGACAATCTGGCTCGCCTCTATGCAGAAGGGTTTCATATCTGCAACGTCCATTTCGGCAGCCTGCGCAAAGAAGGGGATTGTTTATTCTGCTTGTCGTTTCTAAGCGGAGGCCCTCAAAAATAA
- a CDS encoding cyclic-di-AMP receptor — protein MKMVVAVVQDKDSGRLSQQLVKKGFRATKLASTGSFLRAGNTTFLIGTSDESVPEVIDIIAHNCKSRKQMVTPVSPLSNAVDSFMPYPLEVQVGGAAVFVLDVGEFHSF, from the coding sequence ATGAAAATGGTAGTTGCGGTCGTCCAGGACAAAGATAGTGGTCGCCTGTCTCAACAGCTGGTGAAAAAAGGCTTTCGTGCAACTAAGCTTGCCAGTACCGGCAGTTTTTTGCGAGCCGGTAACACAACCTTCTTGATCGGTACGTCTGACGAAAGCGTGCCGGAAGTAATCGACATCATTGCGCATAATTGCAAATCCCGCAAACAGATGGTCACTCCTGTTTCCCCCCTCAGCAATGCGGTGGACTCGTTCATGCCTTACCCGCTCGAAGTGCAGGTAGGCGGCGCTGCCGTATTCGTACTCGATGTAGGAGAATTCCACTCCTTCTAG
- a CDS encoding stage 0 sporulation family protein, translating into MYEVVGVRFKKAGKIYYFDPDRLPIEKDCTVIVETARGVEYGKVVIGKKQVAESDVVLPLKKVIRVADEKDAKQVDENKLAAKNAFAVCQTKIREHKLDMKLVDVEYTFDRNKIIFYFTADGRVDFRELVKDLASVFRTRIELRQIGVRDEAKMLGGIGPCGRLLCCSTFLGDFEPVSIKMAKDQNLSLNPAKISGLCGRLMCCLKYENDNYESTRDEMPEIGKVVTTPMGNGRVVSVNVLDQSVQVELSIDKKITEFGLDEIAIGLPTFE; encoded by the coding sequence TTGTACGAGGTTGTTGGAGTCCGCTTTAAAAAAGCGGGCAAAATATATTACTTCGACCCGGACCGACTGCCGATCGAGAAAGATTGTACCGTCATCGTGGAAACGGCTCGGGGGGTCGAATACGGAAAAGTCGTCATCGGCAAGAAGCAGGTGGCGGAATCCGACGTCGTGCTGCCGCTGAAAAAAGTGATCCGGGTAGCGGACGAAAAAGACGCCAAGCAAGTGGATGAAAACAAGCTTGCTGCCAAAAACGCCTTTGCCGTCTGTCAGACCAAGATCAGGGAACACAAGCTGGACATGAAGCTGGTCGATGTGGAGTACACGTTTGATCGCAACAAGATCATCTTTTACTTTACCGCAGACGGTCGAGTGGATTTCCGCGAGCTTGTCAAGGATCTGGCTTCTGTATTCCGTACGCGTATCGAGCTTCGCCAGATTGGCGTCCGCGACGAGGCCAAAATGCTGGGCGGAATCGGTCCGTGCGGGCGATTGTTGTGCTGCTCCACGTTTCTCGGCGATTTTGAGCCCGTATCGATCAAAATGGCCAAGGACCAAAACCTTTCGTTGAATCCAGCGAAGATCTCCGGACTTTGCGGCAGATTGATGTGCTGTTTAAAATACGAGAACGACAACTACGAAAGCACTCGCGATGAAATGCCCGAAATCGGAAAAGTGGTAACGACCCCTATGGGGAACGGCCGAGTGGTGTCCGTCAATGTACTCGACCAATCGGTTCAAGTGGAACTGTCGATCGATAAAAAGATCACGGAGTTTGGGCTAGATGAGATTGCGATAGGGCTTCCCACTTTTGAATAA
- the holB gene encoding DNA polymerase III subunit delta', whose product MTWTQFSQQPRASELLYHSLRNNRLAHAYLLTGPKGAGKKKLALHLAKSLFCPEREADACGACLTCRRIEAGNHPDVLLITPDGASIKIDQIRGLQKEMAMRAVESQHKVYIIEHVDKMTTQAANSLLKFLEEPPVGVLALLLTEHSHAILPTILSRCQIVQFSPLSAEAIAGELRREGVLAGMAQVASHITTNVEEAKVLSQSESFAQLRNLVIQLIQECKQRNSSALFTIHDMLQKSDKIKEELPLFLDLLILWLRDILYVQVGRHAHLINSDQQDVLQGQALVWTKAELLHGIDLVMETKNRIERNANAQLALERLVLQIQEG is encoded by the coding sequence ATGACATGGACCCAATTTTCCCAGCAGCCAAGAGCTTCGGAACTGCTGTATCACAGCCTTCGCAACAATCGGCTGGCCCACGCTTACTTGCTGACCGGTCCGAAGGGAGCAGGCAAAAAGAAACTGGCCCTGCATCTGGCGAAATCCCTGTTTTGCCCGGAGAGGGAAGCCGACGCCTGCGGGGCCTGTCTGACGTGCAGGCGCATCGAGGCGGGCAACCATCCCGATGTGCTTTTGATCACGCCGGACGGGGCTTCCATCAAAATCGACCAAATTCGCGGCCTGCAAAAGGAAATGGCGATGCGGGCGGTTGAGTCCCAGCACAAGGTATACATCATCGAGCACGTAGATAAAATGACGACCCAGGCTGCGAACAGCCTGCTGAAGTTTTTGGAGGAGCCGCCTGTCGGAGTCCTCGCCCTCCTGCTTACCGAACACAGCCATGCGATTCTCCCGACCATCCTGTCTCGCTGCCAAATTGTACAATTTTCCCCGCTGTCTGCAGAGGCGATCGCCGGGGAGCTGCGCAGAGAAGGCGTTTTGGCAGGAATGGCACAGGTCGCTTCCCACATTACGACAAATGTGGAAGAGGCCAAGGTGCTTAGCCAATCAGAATCGTTTGCACAGCTGAGAAATCTAGTGATACAATTGATTCAGGAGTGCAAACAACGCAATTCGTCTGCGCTTTTTACCATCCATGATATGTTGCAAAAGAGCGACAAAATTAAAGAGGAACTACCCCTCTTTTTAGATTTGCTCATCCTTTGGCTGCGCGATATCCTGTATGTGCAAGTAGGCAGGCATGCCCATCTCATCAACAGCGACCAACAGGATGTGCTGCAAGGACAAGCACTGGTATGGACAAAAGCTGAGCTCTTGCACGGGATAGATTTGGTCATGGAGACAAAAAATCGGATAGAGCGAAATGCCAACGCACAGTTGGCTCTTGAGCGGTTGGTTCTTCAAATCCAGGAGGGATAA
- a CDS encoding aminotransferase class I/II-fold pyridoxal phosphate-dependent enzyme yields MRAPLYEQLERHAKRHPHPFHVPGHKMGHSFDAEAKQRFGAMLELDLTEISGTDDLHQPQGVIAEAQELAAEAFGAEETRFLIGGSTVGNLALIMTVCRPGDKILVQRNCHKSVYHGIIMARATPVFLVPAVDLATGVAAGVRREDVERALQAHPDAKAVFLTNPTYYGMGIDLEKMAAVVHRHDIPLLIDEAHGAHYGFHPAFPPSAMLCGADAAVQSTHKMASAMTMSSMLHVQGSRIDRDRLFRYLAMIQSSSPSYVLMASLDLARRHLVVEACEEWDRLLPQLDKLRERTGRLEWLEWPRLGANSVYATLDPLKLFLHIRSQQLDGFALQHAMEKHGIYPELADASHVLLAASAGTSARDLDALAKLLESLDVEVEPGEERVLEAGVVSSHYLREQVVPMDEAVDSPKETISLEQSLGRVAAEMVIPYPPGIPVLVPGERIDEQCLAMLMELRKGQTRFHGVQDDRLQTIQVL; encoded by the coding sequence ATGCGGGCTCCCCTGTATGAACAGCTGGAGCGCCACGCCAAGCGGCATCCGCACCCGTTTCATGTGCCGGGACACAAAATGGGTCACAGCTTTGATGCCGAAGCGAAGCAGCGGTTTGGGGCCATGCTGGAATTGGATCTCACGGAAATTAGCGGGACGGACGATCTGCATCAGCCGCAAGGGGTGATTGCCGAAGCCCAGGAGCTGGCTGCGGAAGCGTTTGGCGCAGAGGAGACGCGCTTTCTCATCGGGGGCAGTACGGTAGGGAATCTGGCGCTGATCATGACGGTATGCCGACCGGGCGACAAGATTCTCGTTCAGCGGAATTGCCACAAATCCGTGTATCACGGAATCATCATGGCGAGAGCGACTCCGGTTTTCCTGGTGCCGGCTGTGGATTTGGCGACCGGGGTAGCCGCAGGGGTTCGCCGCGAGGATGTGGAGCGGGCCCTGCAAGCGCATCCCGATGCAAAGGCCGTATTTTTGACGAATCCGACGTATTACGGGATGGGCATCGATTTGGAGAAAATGGCGGCGGTGGTCCATCGCCACGATATTCCGCTGCTGATCGATGAAGCCCACGGGGCGCATTACGGCTTTCACCCGGCTTTTCCGCCGTCAGCCATGCTGTGCGGTGCGGACGCGGCAGTCCAGTCGACACATAAAATGGCGTCCGCGATGACGATGTCCTCCATGCTTCATGTGCAGGGTAGTCGCATTGATCGGGACAGGCTGTTTCGCTATTTGGCGATGATCCAGTCTTCGAGCCCGTCCTATGTGCTCATGGCTTCGCTTGATTTGGCCCGTCGCCATCTGGTTGTGGAAGCCTGCGAGGAATGGGACAGGCTGCTTCCGCAGTTGGACAAGCTGCGGGAACGCACGGGCAGACTGGAATGGCTGGAATGGCCGCGCCTGGGAGCAAACAGTGTGTATGCGACTCTCGATCCGCTGAAGCTGTTTCTTCACATACGCTCGCAGCAATTGGACGGGTTTGCGCTGCAGCATGCCATGGAAAAGCACGGGATTTACCCGGAGCTGGCTGACGCGTCACACGTGCTGCTGGCTGCCTCGGCAGGAACGTCCGCGCGTGATCTCGATGCACTGGCGAAGCTGCTGGAGTCTCTCGATGTCGAGGTAGAGCCGGGGGAAGAGCGCGTGCTGGAGGCGGGAGTCGTTTCCTCCCATTATTTGCGCGAACAGGTCGTACCGATGGACGAGGCGGTCGACTCGCCGAAGGAGACGATTTCTCTCGAGCAGTCGCTGGGAAGGGTGGCAGCGGAAATGGTCATTCCGTATCCGCCGGGGATCCCGGTACTCGTCCCGGGCGAGCGGATCGACGAGCAGTGCCTGGCGATGCTCATGGAGCTGCGAAAGGGGCAAACCCGTTTTCACGGCGTGCAGGATGACCGTCTGCAAACCATACAAGTGCTGTAA
- the tmk gene encoding dTMP kinase has translation MNVTTGRKGRFITVEGGEGAGKSTIIARLYEELRERGMDVLLTREPGGIEIAEKIREIILNPAHTQMDKRTEALLYAAARAQHLAEKVLPALEAGKLVLCDRFIDSSLAYQGHARGLGIDDVYSINRFAVGDCMPELTLFFDVLPEVGLGRINAARGREINRLDLEGMRFHELVREGYQLAMARDPERFVVIDAGQPLEKVYQDALAALIARL, from the coding sequence TTGAACGTGACAACAGGACGAAAAGGCCGGTTTATTACCGTAGAGGGCGGGGAAGGTGCAGGCAAATCGACGATTATTGCCCGCTTGTACGAAGAGCTACGGGAGCGCGGCATGGATGTGCTCCTAACCAGGGAGCCGGGGGGTATCGAAATCGCCGAAAAGATTCGCGAAATCATCCTGAATCCCGCCCACACCCAGATGGACAAAAGGACGGAAGCGCTCTTGTATGCGGCGGCTCGCGCCCAGCATTTGGCGGAAAAGGTGCTGCCCGCGCTGGAAGCCGGAAAGCTGGTGCTGTGCGACCGGTTCATCGACAGCAGCCTCGCTTACCAGGGACATGCGCGCGGACTGGGAATCGATGACGTGTATTCGATCAACCGGTTCGCGGTGGGAGACTGCATGCCGGAGCTGACGCTGTTTTTCGATGTGCTGCCCGAGGTGGGTCTGGGCCGGATCAATGCAGCCAGAGGGCGGGAGATCAACCGCCTCGACCTGGAAGGCATGCGTTTTCACGAGCTCGTGCGGGAAGGGTATCAGCTGGCCATGGCGCGGGATCCCGAGCGCTTTGTCGTGATCGACGCAGGGCAGCCGCTGGAGAAGGTGTATCAGGACGCACTTGCCGCCTTGATCGCCCGATTGTAA
- a CDS encoding sigma factor G inhibitor Gin, which translates to MEKVAQRCIVCELERSDGIAICEQFICQKCEQEMVNTDVQDEKYPFFIHQMRRIWLRKDA; encoded by the coding sequence ATGGAAAAGGTTGCTCAGCGATGTATCGTCTGTGAACTGGAACGCAGCGACGGAATCGCCATTTGTGAGCAGTTCATTTGCCAGAAATGCGAGCAAGAGATGGTCAACACGGATGTGCAGGATGAAAAATACCCGTTCTTTATCCACCAGATGAGGCGGATATGGCTTCGGAAAGACGCGTGA
- a CDS encoding YaaR family protein, with product MKISDGLRPKLDMVKTADTRRGPQLEKLNFGTMVQGEEERMSQERLNRLLSDIDKQGQILARSRSVRDFYSYKNLVKQFMEEAVRYGIALDDRRGMNRRGRSRLYKIVKEVDAELLRLTDELLSDQAPMIDLLARIGEIRGMLINLYF from the coding sequence ATGAAAATCAGCGACGGTCTCCGGCCGAAACTGGACATGGTCAAAACGGCGGATACACGTAGAGGCCCTCAGCTGGAAAAGCTGAATTTTGGCACGATGGTTCAAGGTGAAGAAGAGCGCATGTCGCAGGAGCGGTTGAACCGGCTGTTGTCTGACATCGACAAGCAAGGGCAGATTCTGGCCCGTTCCCGCTCCGTACGCGACTTTTATTCCTATAAAAATCTCGTCAAACAGTTCATGGAGGAAGCCGTCCGTTACGGCATTGCCCTGGACGACCGACGGGGGATGAATCGGCGTGGCCGCAGCAGGCTGTACAAGATCGTCAAAGAAGTGGATGCGGAGCTGCTCAGGCTTACAGACGAGCTGCTCAGCGACCAGGCTCCGATGATCGACTTGCTTGCCCGCATCGGAGAAATTCGCGGCATGCTGATCAACCTGTATTTTTAG